Proteins from a single region of Apium graveolens cultivar Ventura chromosome 7, ASM990537v1, whole genome shotgun sequence:
- the LOC141670632 gene encoding pentatricopeptide repeat-containing protein At1g43980, mitochondrial produces MYQSLRKCHTLHKSSSSYVSHLINHCLHSKSLTLAKFIHAHLIKIGLNHHTFQGNYCVNFYSKLGSFKDSLLAFDDIEVKNVVSWNICLRVFVKFQDLVSARKVFDEMPERDVVSWNSMVSGYVENGFGDCGFEVFRRMQSEGVRPSGFTYSILVSCVGCGRWGKEIHGNMIRSGVDLCNVVVGNSLIDMYGKLGLLDYAFGVFLCMEELDVISWNSLLSGCCKSGQEELALSHFCTLREIFFPDEFTISMVSTACSNLQDLGMGKQILCISVKLGFLSNTIVSSAMIDMFSKCNRVEDAVYVFEYVHVWDSAVCNSMISSYARNGSEEVALELFVLTLRKDIKPTEFTLSCVISCASVLHPIDHGSQFHCLVVRLGFDSDYVVASSLVEMYSKYGQMDFATMIFDDMCLKDLISWNTMILGLTCNGKVSESLELFKELLERGPPPDHVTMTGVLSACNYGGFVDEGMSIFALMEKQYGVKPVSEHYVCIVDMIGRAGHLEDALNILETTPFERKVLGWISILYASEMYNDLKFMERASERILELEPQSSLPYMVLAKAYERRGRWESLVRVKKLMEKSRAKEVAGFSSVGIRNCVYMFKENQLLHCGGKDIYLTLRLLEEDLEHSEKTGT; encoded by the coding sequence ATGTACCAGTCTCTGAGAAAATGCCACACACTCCACAAATCATCATCTTCCTATGTATCTCACCTCATTAATCATTGTTTACACTCAAAGTCTTTAACTTTAGCTAAATTTATACATGCCCATTTAATAAAAATTGGATTAAATCATCATACTTTTCAGGGTAACTATTGTGTGAATTTTTATTCTAAGTTGGGTAGTTTTAAGGATTCTTTACTAGCATTTGATGATATTGAAGTGAAAAATGTTGTGTCTTGGAACATCTGTTTGAGGGTTTTTGTTAAATTTCAAGATTTGGTTAGTGCACggaaggtgtttgatgaaatgcctGAACGAGATGTTGTGAGTTGGAACAGTATGGTTTCGGGGTATGTTGAGAATGGGTTTGGAGATTGTGGATTTGAGGTTTTTAGGAGAATGCAGAGTGAGGGTGTTAGGCCTAGTGGGTTTACGTATTCGATATTGGTGTCGTGTGTTGGGTGTGGGAGATGGGGTAAGGAAATTCATGGGAATATGATAAGGAGTGGAGTGGATTTGTGTAATGTAGTTGTTGGGAATTCTTTGATTGATATGTATGGAAAGCTTGGGTTACTGGATTATGCGTTTGGAGTGTTTTTGTGTATGGAGGAGTTGGATGTTATTTCGTGGAACTCGTTGCTCTCGGGGTGCTGTAAATCAGGTCAGGAGGAATTGGCATTAAGTCATTTTTGTACGTTGAGAGAGATATTTTTTCCGGATGAGTTTACGATATCCATGGTCTCAACTGCATGTTCCAACTTGCAAGATTTGGGAATGGGTAAGCAAATTTTATGTATTTCTGTTAAATTGGGGTTTCTTTCGAATACCATTGTTTCGAGTGCAATGATTGACATGTTCTCCAAATGCAACAGAGTGGAGGATGCTGTCTATGTCTTTGAATATGTACACGTGTGGGATTCTGCAGTTTGTAACTCAATGATTTCAAGTTATGCAAGGAATGGATCCGAGGAGGTTGCATTGGAACTATTTGTCTTGACTTTAAGGAAGGATATCAAACCAACTGAGTTCACACTCAGCTGTGTTATTAGTTGCGCATCAGTCCTTCATCCCATAGATCATGGTAGTCAGTTTCATTGTTTAGTTGTCAGATTAGGTTTTGATTCAGATTATGTTGTTGCTAGCTCTCTAGTAGAAATGTACAGTAAATATGGACAGATGGATTTTGCCACAATGATCTTTGACGACATGTGTTTAAAAGATTTGATATCTTGGAATACGATGATTTTGGGATTGACTTGCAATGGGAAAGTATCAGAATCACTAGAACTTTTCAAGGAATTACTTGAAAGAGGCCCACCACCAGATCACGTCACAATGACTGGAGTTTTATCAGCTTGCAACTATGGCGGATTTGTAGATGAAGGGATGTCTATATTTGCATTAATGGAAAAGCAATATGGGGTCAAACCTGTTAGCGAACATTATGTTTGCATAGTGGACATGATAGGCCGAGCAGGTCATCTCGAGGATGCCCTAAATATATTAGAAACAACGCCTTTCGAGCGAAAAGTCCTTGGCTGGATATCTATTCTTTATGCTTCTGAAATGTATAATGACTTAAAATTTATGGAAAGAGCTTCAGAGAGGATATTAGAATTGGAACCACAGTCATCGCTTCCTTATATGGTGTTGGCCAAAGCCTATGAAAGAAGGGGCAGATGGGAGAGCCTTGTTCGGGTCAAAAAGCTCATGGAAAAGAGTCGTGCAAAGGAAGTGGCGGGATTCAGTTCAGTTGGAATAAGAAACTGCGTATATATGTTTAAAGAAAATCAACTACTACACTGTGGTGGCAAGGACATATATTTAA